A stretch of Fundicoccus culcitae DNA encodes these proteins:
- a CDS encoding SLC13 family permease: protein MTLNKKNIILSIISVLVGIAIAMVPAPAPMGETGMITLGILIAGVLLMLFNVLDEYVAFLFVVAFWAIFQVTDFGIIFSVFSSTTTWLLIGALGIGAAASSSGLMRRLALYLMRIFPTTFVGQSTALLVSGILIGPFIPSTTAKAAIVGPVARSVSEAMGYEPGSRGAGGIFASFYTGYISTAPAFLSASFASYAIVGLLPDDIAARYTWMGWFISALPWAIVFTILAYFSIILLYKPKNEVEISSDYVENELAEMGGWSFNEKLVATVLVVCLAFWMTETVHGIHASMIALIGCAIVLGAGVVTRKQFRSEIAWDQVVFIGCMLGIGYVFPAVGINDWIIATFGEMIVPLMSNHVLFLVVFMIFVLIIRFVIVSWTAAFTLLTVLLAPFVDAAGINLWIIPFVTFVISNTWFVKYNSSPYVVSLTAAGGDGVMVTHNQMVKYSVLHTIATMIAVLAAVPFWRMMGLLY, encoded by the coding sequence GTGACCCTGAACAAAAAAAATATCATCCTATCGATTATCTCTGTGTTAGTTGGTATTGCTATAGCGATGGTCCCAGCACCTGCACCAATGGGTGAAACAGGTATGATAACACTAGGGATTCTTATTGCTGGTGTACTCCTAATGCTATTTAATGTTTTAGATGAATATGTAGCATTTTTATTTGTAGTCGCTTTTTGGGCAATATTTCAAGTTACAGATTTCGGTATTATCTTCTCAGTGTTTAGTTCAACAACCACTTGGTTATTAATCGGCGCATTAGGAATTGGTGCGGCAGCATCAAGCTCTGGTCTTATGCGTAGATTAGCATTGTATCTTATGAGAATCTTTCCTACTACTTTTGTTGGACAATCAACAGCATTATTAGTATCAGGGATTTTAATTGGACCTTTTATTCCAAGTACAACAGCTAAAGCTGCTATTGTTGGACCAGTTGCACGTAGTGTTAGTGAAGCAATGGGGTATGAACCTGGATCAAGAGGAGCTGGTGGGATTTTTGCATCATTCTATACAGGATATATCTCAACAGCGCCGGCGTTTCTTAGTGCATCATTCGCAAGTTATGCCATTGTTGGATTATTACCAGATGATATTGCAGCAAGATATACCTGGATGGGATGGTTTATTTCTGCATTACCTTGGGCAATCGTTTTTACAATTCTTGCTTATTTTTCAATTATTTTATTATATAAACCGAAAAATGAAGTAGAAATATCTTCAGATTATGTTGAAAACGAATTAGCCGAAATGGGTGGTTGGTCTTTTAACGAGAAACTTGTTGCAACTGTATTAGTCGTATGTTTAGCTTTTTGGATGACAGAAACAGTTCATGGAATTCATGCAAGTATGATTGCTTTAATAGGATGTGCCATAGTATTAGGTGCTGGTGTTGTAACTCGTAAACAATTTCGTTCTGAAATTGCATGGGATCAAGTTGTATTCATTGGATGTATGTTAGGTATTGGTTATGTTTTCCCAGCAGTCGGGATTAATGACTGGATAATTGCAACGTTTGGAGAAATGATTGTTCCATTAATGTCTAATCATGTTCTGTTCCTTGTAGTATTTATGATTTTTGTTCTAATCATTAGATTTGTCATAGTATCATGGACAGCTGCATTTACTTTATTAACGGTACTACTTGCACCTTTTGTTGATGCAGCGGGTATTAATTTATGGATAATTCCATTTGTTACATTTGTCATTAGTAATACTTGGTTTGTTAAATACAATAGTTCACCATATGTTGTTTCTTTAACTGCAGCTGGTGGTGATGGGGTAATGGTTACTCATAATCAAATGGTGAAATATTCAGTATTACATACGATAGCAACAATGATTGCCGTTTTAGCAGCAGTGCCATTTTGGCGAATGATGGGATTATTATATTAA
- a CDS encoding thiolase family protein — protein MIKAVIVSAVRSAVGRYAGELSEIEPYKLAGKVIKEAVKRSTVDPNDIEDVIMGNLYGQHGNIARVAMLEAGLPETTSAYTLDRQCGSSIETIHNAAMNIELGYGDVYVACGLEHMTKEPWQLEKTSKPYSIVGPSAMRTRLTPEDDGSDRVGMTAEKVAKLYKQTPEELDLFAYNSHKKATNAINNGYFKDEILPIEVPVKRGSKIVDQDENVRMNQELEDLAKLRPAFIQDGIVTAGNSCPNSDGASAVVLMSEEKAKELGVEILATVIGYGVSGLDPSVMGLGPTKAVPKALKRAGITIEDVDVMELNEAFASQVIASIQDLGIDPSKVNPNGGAIAIGHPLGATGGVLTAKLVHDMKRRDLRYGVVTMCIGGGQGAALVLERE, from the coding sequence TTGATTAAAGCAGTTATTGTATCAGCTGTTCGTTCAGCGGTTGGAAGGTATGCCGGAGAATTATCCGAAATAGAACCATATAAATTAGCAGGTAAGGTTATAAAAGAAGCGGTGAAACGATCTACAGTGGATCCCAATGATATTGAAGATGTCATTATGGGGAATTTATATGGACAACATGGAAACATTGCACGTGTGGCGATGTTAGAAGCAGGGTTACCAGAAACTACATCTGCATATACTTTAGATCGACAATGTGGTTCTTCGATTGAAACAATTCATAATGCTGCAATGAATATAGAATTAGGTTATGGAGATGTGTATGTAGCTTGTGGGTTAGAACATATGACTAAAGAACCTTGGCAATTGGAGAAAACATCAAAACCATATTCAATTGTTGGTCCTAGTGCTATGCGTACTAGGTTGACCCCAGAAGATGATGGATCAGATCGTGTAGGAATGACAGCAGAAAAAGTTGCAAAATTATATAAACAAACACCTGAAGAACTAGATTTGTTTGCTTATAATTCCCATAAAAAAGCTACTAATGCAATCAATAATGGTTATTTCAAAGATGAAATCCTTCCTATTGAGGTTCCGGTTAAGCGTGGGTCTAAAATTGTTGATCAGGACGAGAATGTTAGGATGAATCAAGAATTAGAAGATTTAGCCAAACTAAGACCAGCATTTATTCAAGATGGTATTGTTACTGCTGGAAATTCATGTCCTAATTCAGATGGCGCATCAGCTGTTGTATTAATGTCTGAGGAAAAAGCTAAAGAACTCGGTGTTGAAATTTTAGCTACAGTGATTGGGTATGGTGTTTCTGGATTAGATCCAAGTGTGATGGGGTTAGGCCCAACGAAAGCTGTCCCAAAAGCCTTAAAACGTGCAGGAATAACGATTGAAGATGTTGATGTTATGGAATTGAATGAAGCTTTTGCCTCACAAGTTATTGCCAGTATTCAAGATTTAGGAATTGATCCTTCAAAAGTTAATCCCAATGGCGGTGCTATTGCAATCGGACATCCTTTAGGTGCAACTGGTGGGGTATTAACTGCTAAACTAGTTCATGATATGAAACGAAGAGATTTACGATATGGAGTTGTTACAATGTGTATCGGTGGTGGACAAGGGGCTGCATTGGTACTGGAGCGCGAGTGA
- a CDS encoding CaiB/BaiF CoA transferase family protein: MTKKVYEGLRVLDFTANVAGPICTGFLADFGAEVIKVERPKVGDDLRGYSPQVNGVSVMFEYPNRGKKSLEIDMKDPEGREIITKLLETTDVLVENFRPGTLKKFGFSYDDVIKIKPDIVYCAISSFGAEGELSQLPGFDLSAQALSGFIDMTGFPDQAPIKGGFVLGDYAAGNAGYAAIATALYHRERTGEGQFIDISTLDSLLAQNGQLEVAGMGYEVTRTGNHHASLCPFGIYTGKNNQSLIITAPNQGLWKKLSEAMGHPEYVDDERFVSMVSRRENIDDVTNVIETWLSTFENIDDAKDILMEHNVPCTKIVSTYEITQTKTNWDRGNIIRLESDMSEDGIISRGPHLRLTKTPPVLSKAPSLGEHSVELLTELGYSSDEISRLTEKWS, encoded by the coding sequence ATGACAAAGAAAGTATATGAGGGACTGCGTGTTCTGGATTTTACTGCTAATGTAGCAGGGCCAATTTGTACTGGATTTTTAGCAGACTTTGGTGCAGAAGTAATAAAAGTTGAACGTCCTAAAGTCGGCGATGATTTAAGAGGATATTCTCCTCAAGTAAACGGTGTATCTGTAATGTTTGAGTATCCAAACAGAGGAAAGAAATCACTAGAGATTGATATGAAAGATCCAGAAGGTCGTGAAATTATTACTAAATTACTAGAAACAACTGATGTTTTAGTAGAAAATTTTAGACCAGGAACATTGAAAAAATTCGGATTCAGTTATGATGATGTAATTAAAATTAAGCCTGATATTGTATATTGTGCTATTTCATCATTTGGAGCTGAAGGTGAATTGAGTCAATTGCCAGGTTTTGATTTGTCCGCCCAAGCACTATCTGGTTTTATTGATATGACTGGATTTCCTGATCAAGCACCAATTAAAGGTGGCTTTGTGTTAGGTGATTATGCTGCTGGTAATGCAGGTTATGCTGCGATTGCAACAGCTCTATACCATAGAGAAAGAACTGGCGAAGGACAATTCATTGATATTTCAACGTTGGATTCATTATTAGCTCAAAATGGACAGTTAGAAGTTGCAGGAATGGGATATGAAGTCACTAGAACGGGAAATCATCATGCATCACTTTGTCCATTTGGGATATATACTGGGAAAAATAATCAAAGTCTGATTATTACAGCGCCAAACCAAGGATTATGGAAGAAACTTAGTGAAGCTATGGGGCACCCTGAATATGTTGATGATGAACGTTTTGTATCAATGGTTTCAAGACGAGAAAACATTGATGATGTTACTAATGTAATTGAAACTTGGTTATCTACATTTGAAAACATTGATGATGCAAAAGATATTTTGATGGAACATAATGTTCCATGTACAAAAATCGTATCTACTTATGAAATTACTCAAACTAAAACTAATTGGGATAGAGGAAATATCATTCGTTTAGAGTCTGATATGTCTGAAGATGGAATTATTTCTAGGGGACCTCATTTACGACTAACTAAAACACCACCTGTGTTATCCAAAGCTCCTAGTTTAGGGGAACATAGTGTGGAATTATTAACTGAACTAGGATATTCAAGTGATGAAATATCAAGGCTAACAGAAAAATGGAGTTAG
- a CDS encoding enoyl-CoA hydratase/isomerase family protein — protein MRYKNFILTVDDSGIATFSVNRPEVRNALNDECWQEIGEFAKELDESPKIRVAIITGVGDKSFVAGADINILKNRTVNLALKGPAQQALTSLENVRKPVIAAVNGYAFGGGCELALACDIRIGSTNATFSLPELGLGIIPGAGGTQRLPRIIGQGRALDMILTGRRVKSEEALMMGLISQVTEPEELMDKAYELAKTLSEKSPFAMSLAKKVVRKATSLSLSDGLQEELYAYALLIESDDKKEGLDSFFEKRKPNFKSLEENEN, from the coding sequence ATGCGTTATAAAAATTTTATTTTAACAGTTGATGATTCCGGAATTGCTACCTTTAGTGTTAATCGACCAGAAGTTAGAAATGCATTGAACGATGAATGTTGGCAAGAAATAGGAGAATTTGCAAAAGAACTTGATGAATCTCCAAAAATTAGAGTAGCGATTATTACTGGAGTTGGAGATAAATCGTTTGTTGCTGGTGCTGATATCAATATTTTAAAAAATCGGACAGTCAACTTAGCGTTAAAAGGACCAGCTCAACAAGCCTTAACATCCTTAGAAAATGTGCGGAAACCAGTAATCGCTGCAGTTAATGGATATGCATTTGGTGGAGGATGTGAGTTAGCCTTGGCGTGTGATATCAGAATTGGGTCTACGAATGCGACATTTAGTTTACCTGAATTAGGATTAGGAATTATACCTGGGGCAGGTGGAACCCAAAGATTACCAAGAATTATTGGTCAAGGACGTGCCTTAGATATGATATTAACTGGTCGACGTGTTAAAAGTGAAGAAGCATTAATGATGGGGTTAATTAGTCAAGTAACTGAACCAGAGGAATTGATGGATAAAGCATATGAGTTAGCAAAAACTTTAAGTGAAAAATCTCCTTTTGCTATGAGCTTGGCAAAAAAAGTTGTTAGAAAAGCGACATCATTAAGCTTATCTGATGGTTTACAAGAAGAATTATATGCATATGCATTATTAATCGAGAGTGATGATAAAAAAGAAGGATTGGATTCATTTTTTGAAAAAAGGAAACCAAATTTCAAATCATTAGAGGAGAATGAAAATTGA
- a CDS encoding DUF1697 domain-containing protein yields MMRYVLLLRGINVGGKNKVSMAELKEQLTAAGFENPSSYINSGNLFFDSEDKVENIKETLDALFMRHYDFDVVYSLFSAEALRLEAEQLPAWWQEEMGRKDVLFFTDEADKQAISASIVEMDLVNEIVHFGSLGIFWGKYDEDEFLKTAYHKQLIKQPYYKRVTIRNGKTFEKLVGLVGE; encoded by the coding sequence ATGATGCGTTATGTCCTTTTACTGCGAGGCATCAATGTTGGTGGTAAAAACAAAGTATCCATGGCTGAGTTGAAGGAACAACTGACAGCAGCCGGTTTTGAAAATCCGAGCTCGTATATTAATAGTGGGAATTTGTTTTTTGATTCGGAGGATAAAGTGGAAAATATAAAGGAAACGCTTGATGCCCTTTTTATGCGCCATTATGATTTTGATGTCGTGTATAGTTTGTTTTCAGCAGAGGCTTTACGGTTGGAAGCAGAACAGTTGCCAGCTTGGTGGCAAGAAGAGATGGGGCGAAAAGATGTGCTCTTTTTTACCGATGAAGCAGATAAACAGGCTATTAGTGCTAGTATCGTTGAGATGGATTTAGTAAATGAAATTGTACATTTTGGGTCACTGGGAATCTTTTGGGGTAAGTATGATGAAGATGAGTTTTTAAAAACAGCCTACCATAAGCAATTAATCAAACAGCCTTACTATAAACGGGTGACGATTCGCAATGGGAAGACGTTTGAGAAGTTGGTGGGGTTGGTGGGGGAATGA
- a CDS encoding acyl-CoA dehydrogenase family protein, which yields MINPQTFTGEGLDETTRELIQSNIDFWEDRGLRLIKQNEMNRDFDFKWVEHQKENKVLATLYTPKGYGPEDSKFDLRRITNYNEYLAFYNASARYMWQASLIGAIPTWFSDNEPLKHRVAEYLQEGRLFGFGTSEKDHGADLYKTESMAIQQEDGTYRLNGSKYYIGNANIGLISAFVKFNNDDNDFGLVLTDAYDPHFKQTKQIHSSYINTGYVGAYDYADYPFKEEDIIARGKEGFAAALKTVNVGKFQIGCSSSGICTHAFYECLNHSYDRWLYGARVTDMPHVRRFYVEAYLRTVGMRLFSYRNIDYFKSCTPEDQRFHLYNPVAKMKTPAEGGRIIDILWDAVTAYGFECETYMENATRDIKGSAKLEGTAHVNLSLILKFINSYLLEPADLPIIGYIEKEDDSNIFQDMQHGGLSKIKFADWRKSFELRGDLPNVKVLTKQAEALTKLFRECPPSKEKLNDKDYMLNLGMMFTMVPYAQLIIEGADLYEVDDATLNQILGLYVTDFGKYAIEQMYTYSNTKEIETILAEIISYKPAVNEDEYQSIWEENIVPLVGVYVQNK from the coding sequence TTGATTAATCCACAAACTTTTACTGGTGAAGGATTAGATGAAACAACTAGAGAACTAATTCAAAGTAATATCGATTTTTGGGAAGATAGAGGCCTTCGCTTAATTAAACAAAATGAGATGAATCGTGATTTTGATTTTAAATGGGTTGAGCATCAAAAAGAAAATAAAGTATTAGCTACCTTATATACACCTAAAGGATATGGTCCGGAAGATTCAAAATTCGATTTAAGAAGAATAACTAATTACAATGAGTACTTGGCGTTTTACAATGCTTCAGCCCGATATATGTGGCAAGCTTCCTTAATTGGTGCGATTCCAACATGGTTTAGCGATAACGAGCCGTTGAAACATCGAGTAGCAGAGTATTTACAAGAAGGCCGCTTATTTGGTTTTGGTACTTCAGAAAAAGATCATGGTGCGGATTTGTATAAAACAGAATCAATGGCTATACAACAGGAAGATGGTACTTACCGTTTGAACGGGTCTAAGTATTACATTGGAAATGCAAATATTGGGTTGATTTCAGCTTTTGTGAAATTTAATAATGATGACAATGATTTTGGATTAGTTTTAACTGATGCGTATGATCCACACTTTAAACAAACCAAACAAATTCATAGTTCGTATATTAACACTGGTTATGTTGGTGCATATGATTACGCAGATTATCCTTTTAAAGAAGAAGATATAATTGCTAGAGGTAAAGAAGGGTTTGCTGCAGCATTGAAGACAGTCAATGTAGGTAAATTCCAAATAGGGTGTTCATCATCAGGAATTTGTACGCATGCTTTTTATGAGTGTTTAAACCATTCTTATGACCGTTGGTTATATGGTGCTCGTGTAACTGATATGCCACATGTACGTCGATTCTATGTTGAGGCGTACTTGAGAACAGTTGGTATGCGTTTATTCTCTTATAGAAATATCGACTACTTCAAGAGTTGTACACCAGAAGATCAAAGATTCCATCTATATAATCCTGTAGCAAAAATGAAAACACCAGCTGAAGGCGGACGCATTATCGATATATTATGGGATGCAGTTACTGCTTATGGTTTTGAATGTGAAACTTATATGGAAAATGCTACTAGAGATATAAAGGGATCAGCTAAATTAGAAGGAACAGCTCATGTTAACTTAAGTCTTATTCTTAAGTTTATTAATAGTTACTTACTAGAACCAGCAGATCTCCCAATTATCGGATATATTGAAAAAGAAGATGATTCAAATATTTTCCAAGATATGCAACATGGTGGTTTAAGTAAAATTAAATTTGCTGATTGGAGAAAATCATTTGAATTACGCGGAGATCTACCTAATGTTAAAGTATTAACTAAACAAGCAGAAGCGTTGACTAAACTATTCCGTGAATGTCCACCTTCGAAAGAGAAATTAAACGATAAAGATTATATGTTAAATTTAGGTATGATGTTTACGATGGTTCCATATGCTCAACTAATCATTGAAGGTGCCGATTTATATGAAGTGGACGATGCGACTTTAAATCAAATACTTGGGTTATATGTAACTGACTTTGGTAAATATGCCATTGAACAAATGTATACATATTCAAACACTAAAGAAATTGAAACAATTTTGGCAGAAATCATTTCTTACAAACCTGCAGTCAATGAGGATGAATATCAATCAATATGGGAAGAAAATATCGTTCCACTTGTTGGTGTTTACGTTCAAAATAAATAA